One Erysipelothrix amsterdamensis DNA window includes the following coding sequences:
- a CDS encoding type B 50S ribosomal protein L31, translating into MKKGIHPEYRNVVFMDINTQAQFIIGSTIKTDKTITLEDGTVMPLVNLDSSSTSHPFYTGKQREARVEGQIAKFNRKFNAK; encoded by the coding sequence ATGAAAAAAGGAATTCATCCAGAATATCGAAATGTAGTATTTATGGATATCAACACGCAAGCTCAATTTATTATTGGTTCAACGATTAAAACTGATAAAACGATAACACTTGAGGATGGTACCGTGATGCCACTTGTGAATCTTGATAGCTCTTCAACATCGCATCCGTTTTATACGGGAAAACAACGTGAGGCACGTGTTGAGGGTCAAATTGCGAAATTTAATCGCAAGTTTAACGCGAAGTAA
- the ald gene encoding alanine dehydrogenase, with translation MRIGSVKERKDFEQRVGIMPSHVIEYIKNGHEVYVEAGLGLGSGFTDKEYQNNGAIICDDAASVWKQSEMIIKVKEPISEEYELMQANQILFTYLHLADNLPLAKALMERNITAVAYETVTDELGRLPLLKPMSEVAGRLSIQEGAKYLEKTYGGKGILLSGVPGVRGGHVVIIGGGVVGMSACKTALGTGATVSVMDRNLDRLAYIEDVFGTAVNTIYSDSKNIEDELRRADVVIGSVLLPGARAPKLVTRDHLKIMEPGTVLVDVAIDQGGCFESSHPTTHSKPVFVEAGIVHYCVTNMPGAVPKTSTYALGNATLPYALKIANSGIHDAVMHDSGIKNGLNIFHGQVVNEAVAVALELEFVEYENCVKVVQL, from the coding sequence ATGCGTATAGGATCTGTAAAAGAACGAAAAGATTTTGAACAACGTGTTGGGATTATGCCTTCACATGTTATTGAATATATTAAAAATGGTCATGAAGTTTATGTAGAGGCTGGGTTAGGGCTCGGAAGTGGATTTACCGATAAAGAATATCAAAACAATGGTGCGATTATCTGCGATGATGCTGCATCTGTTTGGAAACAATCAGAAATGATCATAAAGGTTAAAGAACCCATTTCTGAAGAATATGAACTCATGCAAGCCAATCAAATTCTTTTTACGTATCTACACTTAGCGGATAATTTACCCTTAGCAAAAGCATTAATGGAGCGTAATATTACAGCGGTAGCTTATGAGACCGTAACGGATGAGTTGGGTCGATTACCACTTCTAAAGCCGATGTCTGAGGTTGCAGGACGCCTATCAATTCAAGAGGGTGCGAAATATTTAGAAAAGACCTATGGTGGCAAGGGAATCTTGTTGTCAGGTGTTCCGGGAGTTCGCGGTGGACATGTTGTCATTATTGGTGGTGGCGTTGTGGGAATGAGTGCTTGTAAAACAGCTTTAGGAACAGGCGCAACGGTGAGCGTGATGGACCGAAATTTAGATCGTCTTGCGTATATCGAAGATGTATTTGGTACTGCTGTAAATACGATTTATAGTGATTCAAAAAACATTGAAGATGAGCTTCGTCGTGCAGACGTTGTGATTGGGAGTGTCTTACTACCTGGAGCACGTGCACCGAAGTTAGTCACACGTGATCATTTGAAAATCATGGAACCAGGGACAGTCTTGGTTGATGTTGCGATTGACCAAGGGGGATGTTTTGAGTCAAGTCATCCCACAACACACAGCAAACCAGTGTTTGTTGAAGCGGGAATTGTTCATTACTGTGTTACCAACATGCCGGGTGCAGTACCAAAGACTTCAACTTATGCGTTAGGAAATGCAACATTACCGTATGCATTAAAAATCGCAAACAGTGGAATTCATGATGCAGTTATGCATGATTCAGGAATTAAAAACGGTTTAAATATATTTCATGGTCAAGTCGTAAATGAAGCCGTTGCGGTAGCACTTGAATTGGAATTTGTAGAATATGAAAACTGTGTTAAAGTGGTGCAACTTTAG
- a CDS encoding AAA family ATPase produces MKPILLSMRAFGPYFEETTVDFTQFHQGLFLITGDTGAGKTTLFDAISFALYDVASGSQRQSDSLRSDYADASVETYVDLSFSHRNETYRIVRKPRYERLKARGEGTTVQNASVQLYLPNGQELDDIKMVNAKIIEIVGLDAQQFKQVVMIAQGEFLELLNASSTKRSDIFRTLFDTRFYLKLQDKLKQKNLELKRELEQTKQEVKSVLVGLPNLEEGIEYTGFNLEDVYSDLKVKHGVMVNKHTDYLSDQKNLNKKRDVILESMKAWETYQHTLNLLKEKEHELAQLLNQKDHYELLRKNLETQTLIFNKLMPLHKELEAKKLKYSTIERRYQDIQAKNINIQERFVAIKTRYLNRNERMNQLEHAKRQAEQYQKMLPQYETLKSTKVTYNSVIKRLDELKLQKVKIAEELAKQEELKTTLEMLRDRSYGIEKEKIVQEHQLETYLSQREQLLKRIESFDTKRELEVLLMKEQDSFKMAEKEYINANEQLIQHELRYYKEQAGLLAQSLEDDHACPVCGSLEHPHPALLMDSVLTYDQIQELKQEVFKKQEVQQNQAQTCHVINTKITNLNEFIKEDDENATRVEFNEILIKIQDLKSLMELKRVEHETLNSKIKSMHEQQQNMELLKKNLDELNESMKQEHMRHAALESEIKMIQSNLEFDSIEVLIAKIEPLHHQIKEMEAKEQQDLELYQSTSTELEQIKTQESEIAKQLKTEENEYQLKQQQLLDLCNQYNLDIHEIEWETVNEITLQNEASILKTYDERMIQIRSEINQLKVQRETKPPHTLEYLSEAKQEIERSIVSLNKTVQAASTNITTLESVLRRLETIQKNSLTMERQGAIMDGLSKTANGDLSGKQKIALEHYVQSAYFDYIVEEANKRFTPMTSNRYVLLRQEKAERLNTKSGLDLDVYDQYTGKIRSVKSLSGGESFKASLSLALGLSDVVQRFSGSVRVDALFIDEGFGTLDEASLQQAMKSLTDLAGTAEYVGIISHVPELKTLIEQQIIITKTEKGSTIQTRVL; encoded by the coding sequence ATGAAACCGATACTTCTTTCGATGCGTGCATTCGGTCCCTATTTTGAAGAAACGACGGTGGATTTTACCCAATTTCATCAAGGGTTATTTTTAATAACTGGAGATACTGGAGCAGGTAAAACGACATTGTTTGATGCGATTTCGTTTGCACTTTATGATGTAGCCAGTGGAAGTCAACGTCAGTCGGATTCTCTTCGCAGTGATTATGCGGATGCATCTGTGGAAACGTATGTGGATCTAAGCTTCAGTCATAGAAATGAGACCTATCGAATTGTTCGCAAACCCCGTTATGAGCGCTTAAAAGCGCGTGGTGAAGGAACGACAGTCCAAAACGCAAGTGTACAATTGTATCTCCCTAATGGTCAAGAACTTGATGATATTAAAATGGTTAATGCGAAAATAATCGAGATTGTGGGCTTGGATGCTCAACAATTTAAACAAGTCGTGATGATTGCGCAAGGGGAATTTCTAGAACTTCTAAATGCCTCGAGCACTAAGCGATCGGATATATTTCGAACCCTTTTTGACACACGATTTTATCTTAAACTGCAAGATAAACTGAAACAGAAAAATTTAGAACTCAAGCGTGAATTAGAGCAAACGAAACAGGAAGTAAAGAGTGTTTTAGTAGGCTTACCCAATCTTGAAGAAGGCATCGAATACACAGGTTTTAATTTAGAAGATGTCTATAGTGATTTAAAAGTTAAACATGGTGTAATGGTAAACAAACATACAGATTATCTTAGCGATCAAAAAAACCTAAACAAGAAGCGTGATGTGATTCTTGAATCAATGAAAGCATGGGAAACGTACCAACATACACTTAATCTACTTAAAGAAAAAGAACACGAATTGGCGCAGCTTTTAAATCAAAAAGATCATTACGAATTGCTTCGAAAAAACCTCGAAACGCAAACTCTTATCTTTAATAAGTTGATGCCCTTACATAAAGAATTAGAAGCAAAGAAACTAAAATACTCAACAATCGAGCGTCGATATCAAGACATTCAAGCGAAAAATATAAACATTCAAGAACGATTCGTTGCAATTAAGACACGATATTTAAATCGAAATGAACGGATGAACCAGCTTGAACATGCAAAGCGCCAAGCAGAACAATACCAAAAAATGTTACCGCAATATGAGACCCTGAAGTCCACAAAAGTAACATACAACTCGGTAATTAAGCGTCTAGATGAACTAAAGTTACAAAAAGTGAAGATTGCAGAGGAATTAGCAAAACAAGAAGAACTCAAAACAACGCTTGAAATGCTTAGAGATCGTTCTTATGGGATCGAGAAAGAAAAAATCGTTCAAGAGCATCAATTAGAAACCTATCTGAGTCAACGTGAGCAACTTCTAAAACGAATCGAATCCTTTGATACAAAACGAGAGTTAGAAGTGCTTTTGATGAAAGAGCAGGATTCTTTTAAAATGGCTGAAAAAGAATACATTAACGCCAACGAACAGCTTATTCAACATGAATTACGATATTACAAAGAACAAGCAGGATTGTTAGCACAAAGTCTTGAAGATGATCATGCATGTCCAGTTTGTGGATCGTTGGAGCATCCACATCCCGCGTTACTTATGGATTCAGTTTTAACCTACGACCAAATACAGGAATTAAAGCAAGAAGTGTTTAAGAAACAAGAGGTCCAACAGAACCAAGCGCAAACTTGCCATGTGATTAACACAAAGATCACAAATCTTAATGAATTCATTAAAGAAGATGATGAGAATGCGACTCGAGTAGAATTCAATGAGATTTTAATTAAAATTCAAGATTTGAAATCATTGATGGAATTAAAACGTGTTGAGCATGAGACATTAAATTCGAAGATAAAATCAATGCACGAACAGCAACAAAACATGGAGTTATTAAAGAAAAATCTTGATGAACTTAACGAATCTATGAAGCAAGAACATATGCGTCATGCAGCTCTAGAATCTGAAATCAAGATGATTCAATCTAATTTAGAGTTTGATAGTATAGAAGTATTGATAGCGAAAATCGAGCCACTTCATCATCAAATTAAAGAGATGGAAGCGAAAGAACAACAAGATTTAGAGTTGTATCAATCAACATCAACAGAGCTTGAACAAATCAAAACACAAGAAAGTGAGATCGCTAAACAACTCAAAACAGAAGAAAATGAGTATCAACTTAAACAGCAACAACTTCTTGATCTCTGTAATCAATACAATCTTGATATCCATGAGATTGAGTGGGAAACGGTAAACGAAATAACACTACAAAACGAAGCTTCAATTTTAAAAACTTATGATGAGCGCATGATACAAATTCGTTCTGAAATCAATCAATTAAAAGTTCAACGTGAAACGAAACCACCTCATACATTAGAATACTTATCTGAGGCGAAGCAAGAAATTGAAAGATCGATCGTCTCGCTTAATAAGACGGTGCAAGCCGCTTCAACAAACATAACTACACTGGAATCTGTCTTAAGACGTTTAGAGACGATCCAAAAGAATAGTTTGACGATGGAACGTCAAGGGGCAATTATGGACGGTCTTTCAAAAACCGCGAATGGAGATTTAAGCGGTAAACAAAAGATTGCATTAGAACATTACGTTCAATCGGCTTATTTTGATTACATTGTGGAAGAAGCCAATAAGCGTTTTACACCGATGACTTCAAATCGATATGTTCTTTTACGACAAGAAAAAGCTGAAAGGCTCAACACAAAGTCGGGCTTGGATTTGGATGTTTACGATCAATATACTGGGAAGATTAGGTCCGTTAAATCGTTATCCGGTGGGGAATCGTTTAAAGCTTCGTTATCCCTCGCTTTAGGCTTATCTGATGTAGTTCAACGCTTCTCAGGCTCAGTACGCGTAGATGCGCTCTTTATCGATGAAGGATTTGGAACCTTGGATGAAGCCTCACTTCAACAGGCTATGAAGTCTTTAACAGATCTGGCGGGCACTGCGGAATATGTCGGAATCATCTCTCATGTACCAGAGTTGAAAACACTTATAGAACAGCAAATTATTATTACTAAGACAGAAAAAGGCAGTACAATTCAGACACGTGTGCTTTAA
- a CDS encoding HAD family hydrolase gives MKNVNLSNALGIDTVLFDLDGTILPLDGDDFERTYLTSITQKVAHIIEPELMAKALWKSSAAMIQNKDGFKTNEQVFYTCFESLVGSEIKHQIDTILDDYYENEYNIVETVTSISKPMVETVRYLKEKGYKVILATNPLFPKLATDKRIWWSGLELDDFDDITRFEKNHHCKPNPMYYEEIIRDNMLDPKTCLMIGNDVEEDMMASQFGMKTWLLTDNLIHRGTDYLCDWSGTREDLLKKIKELF, from the coding sequence ATGAAAAATGTAAACTTGAGCAATGCACTCGGAATTGATACAGTACTCTTTGATTTGGACGGTACAATTCTACCGCTTGATGGGGATGACTTTGAACGAACATATTTAACATCAATTACGCAAAAGGTTGCACATATAATCGAACCGGAATTGATGGCTAAGGCCTTGTGGAAATCAAGTGCGGCAATGATTCAAAATAAGGATGGATTTAAAACAAACGAACAGGTTTTTTATACTTGTTTTGAATCCCTTGTTGGATCGGAAATCAAACATCAAATTGATACGATATTAGATGATTATTATGAAAATGAATACAATATCGTTGAAACTGTAACATCGATTTCAAAACCGATGGTTGAAACGGTGCGTTACCTCAAAGAAAAGGGTTATAAAGTAATTTTAGCGACAAATCCGCTTTTCCCAAAACTGGCTACAGATAAACGCATCTGGTGGTCGGGCCTTGAATTGGATGACTTTGATGATATTACCCGATTTGAGAAAAACCATCATTGTAAACCAAACCCAATGTACTATGAAGAAATCATACGTGATAATATGTTGGATCCAAAAACATGTTTAATGATTGGAAATGATGTCGAAGAAGATATGATGGCGTCTCAGTTTGGGATGAAAACATGGTTACTAACAGATAATCTGATTCATCGTGGAACCGATTATCTGTGTGATTGGAGCGGAACACGCGAAGATTTGTTAAAGAAAATAAAGGAGTTGTTTTAA
- the mgtA gene encoding magnesium-translocating P-type ATPase, producing the protein MSEMKKELIQTLQLNQEDLFEQLDASPEGYTSNRAEEKLEEFGPNVIKPQKKKNPLIGFVNVLINPFNLVLMVVIVITFITDILLTQEKDYLTISILAIIIIISTLISFIQDERSSAASEKLLNMVSNTTAALRDGQFIEIPIDDLVLGDVVRLSAGDIIPADMRVISAKDLFISQATLTGESQPIEKFVKFDESQMDADSDYTNLCLMGTNVVSGTARAVVIRTGSDTYLGQMNRSLKNSKRPNSFESSISTVSRLLMKLMLIMLPAIFIINWVFKANPIESFVFALTVAVGLTPEMLPVVLSSGLARGAINMSKHQTIVKSQSSISSFGEMDVLCTDKTGTITQDDIILERYMDTTGEDDMRVLRHAYLNSYFQSGLKNLIDLAIIERATSYNMDDLVNYYTIVDEIPFDFARRRMSVILEDSNDKKQLITKGAVEEIMKLCSHIDRDGKVFPLDDETREEAMDVYMQHNNDGLRMIAVAQKNELPTDHEFGVEDEKDLVLIGFIGFLDPPKESAKPTIESLNRHGVDVVVITGDSLGVAKKVCSKVGIDTEVTYMGKDIEEMSDEQLQSVVESCHLFAKISPVQKQRIVEAFQANNHTVGFLGDGINDALALKQADVGISVDTAVDIAKESADIILLKKDLTVLEKGIMEGRKTIVNMIKYLEMAVSGNVGNMISVIVASVFLPFLPLLPVHILVQNLLSDLAQTGIPFDNCDDSDLDKPRKLESERLVHFMSVFGPLSSVFDIMCFIVLWYVLGVNTAEQATLFQTFWFTFGILSQALIIFVIRAKKPFSFKNKPASILVGVSTLAVIITLIFVLTPLAKSIELQILSLNHLTYVLGIVGLYLITTAIVKKFVWTPLD; encoded by the coding sequence ATGTCAGAAATGAAAAAAGAGCTAATTCAAACACTTCAACTTAATCAAGAAGATTTGTTTGAACAATTGGATGCATCTCCGGAGGGTTATACATCCAATCGAGCAGAGGAAAAGCTCGAAGAATTTGGTCCAAATGTGATCAAACCTCAAAAGAAGAAAAACCCTCTTATTGGATTCGTTAATGTTTTAATTAATCCATTTAACTTAGTATTGATGGTAGTTATTGTAATTACATTTATTACAGATATTTTATTAACACAGGAAAAAGATTATTTAACCATTTCGATTTTAGCGATTATCATTATAATTTCGACGCTAATTTCATTTATTCAGGATGAACGCTCAAGTGCGGCCAGCGAGAAACTCTTAAATATGGTGTCAAATACAACGGCAGCACTACGTGATGGTCAGTTTATTGAAATTCCAATTGATGATTTGGTCTTAGGTGATGTTGTACGGCTTTCTGCCGGAGACATCATTCCAGCTGATATGCGTGTAATATCCGCAAAAGACTTATTTATATCACAAGCCACATTAACTGGTGAATCACAACCCATCGAGAAGTTTGTAAAGTTTGATGAGTCTCAAATGGACGCAGACAGTGATTACACGAACTTATGTTTAATGGGAACTAACGTTGTTTCCGGTACAGCTCGTGCAGTTGTAATTCGTACTGGGAGCGATACCTATCTTGGACAAATGAATCGATCATTAAAGAATTCGAAACGTCCAAACAGTTTTGAGAGCAGTATTTCGACAGTAAGTCGCTTACTCATGAAATTAATGCTAATCATGTTACCCGCTATTTTCATCATTAACTGGGTGTTTAAAGCAAATCCAATTGAATCTTTTGTTTTTGCACTTACTGTTGCCGTTGGATTAACACCAGAAATGTTACCCGTTGTATTGAGCAGTGGCTTGGCACGTGGTGCCATCAACATGTCAAAGCATCAAACGATCGTAAAATCACAAAGTTCAATTTCATCATTTGGTGAGATGGATGTATTATGTACCGATAAAACGGGGACGATAACTCAAGATGATATTATTTTAGAACGCTACATGGATACAACCGGTGAAGATGACATGCGTGTATTACGTCATGCTTATCTGAACTCTTATTTCCAAAGCGGACTCAAAAACTTGATTGACCTCGCTATTATTGAACGTGCAACAAGTTACAATATGGATGACCTTGTAAACTATTACACAATTGTTGATGAGATTCCTTTTGACTTTGCACGCCGTCGAATGAGTGTTATTTTGGAAGATAGTAACGATAAAAAACAGCTCATTACAAAAGGTGCTGTTGAAGAAATTATGAAATTATGTTCACACATTGACCGAGATGGAAAAGTATTTCCACTTGACGATGAAACGCGTGAAGAAGCAATGGATGTATATATGCAACATAATAATGACGGTTTGCGTATGATTGCTGTTGCTCAGAAAAATGAATTGCCTACAGATCATGAGTTTGGTGTCGAAGATGAGAAAGATTTGGTTCTAATCGGTTTCATCGGTTTCCTTGATCCACCTAAAGAAAGTGCCAAACCAACAATTGAAAGTTTAAACCGTCATGGTGTTGATGTTGTAGTTATCACTGGTGATAGTTTAGGCGTTGCTAAAAAAGTATGTAGTAAAGTTGGTATTGATACTGAAGTAACTTATATGGGTAAAGATATTGAAGAAATGAGTGATGAACAGCTTCAATCCGTTGTTGAATCCTGTCACCTCTTTGCTAAAATATCCCCTGTACAAAAACAACGTATTGTAGAAGCATTCCAAGCGAATAATCATACCGTTGGTTTCTTAGGCGACGGCATTAACGACGCGCTTGCACTAAAACAAGCTGATGTTGGTATCTCGGTTGATACTGCTGTAGATATCGCTAAAGAGAGTGCTGACATCATTCTTCTGAAAAAAGACTTAACTGTTTTAGAAAAAGGAATTATGGAAGGCCGTAAGACCATTGTAAATATGATTAAGTATCTCGAAATGGCTGTAAGTGGTAATGTTGGGAATATGATTTCCGTAATTGTAGCAAGTGTGTTCTTGCCATTCTTACCACTATTACCTGTTCATATTCTTGTTCAAAATTTACTCAGTGATCTTGCCCAAACTGGAATTCCATTCGATAACTGTGATGACTCAGATCTCGATAAACCTCGCAAGCTTGAATCAGAACGATTGGTTCACTTTATGTCTGTATTTGGACCTTTAAGTTCTGTCTTTGATATTATGTGCTTTATCGTGTTATGGTATGTTCTAGGCGTGAATACAGCCGAACAAGCTACCTTATTTCAAACATTCTGGTTCACATTCGGAATCTTATCTCAAGCACTCATTATCTTTGTAATTCGTGCTAAAAAGCCGTTCTCATTCAAAAACAAACCTGCATCAATTTTGGTTGGTGTATCGACACTTGCTGTCATTATTACCTTGATCTTCGTTCTAACACCGCTTGCTAAGTCAATTGAACTTCAAATCTTAAGTTTAAACCATCTGACATATGTTCTTGGAATCGTAGGTCTATACCTTATTACCACCGCAATTGTTAAGAAATTTGTTTGGACGCCATTGGATTAA
- a CDS encoding zinc dependent phospholipase C family protein, protein MAVIPNVITHGLMALDVYNELDVSTVQKAIKKHPRAYLLGSNGPDILFYYKVFPWQDQELNKIVADYGGIVHRTHVNDFYNQAVSFIKEMKDERRKTILIAFIAGHFQHWSLDSLAHPFVFYRGGEIAGATRYWHFRYESMLDSLMVTYVKGRDMASLKPKRFVDVNEEERRVIASFYQAMLVQVFGIYLEPLVIEEAICSFKKILSYLYDPHNIMTPVIQKLERKMAYPWAFSSHIVNSNIDARYDVLNLKRDTWSNPTNIDETSNETFMELYESSIVLGSECIGALNDALEHNEPVNFDALLGDRRYDTGRPPGREMKYYDSIYQK, encoded by the coding sequence GTGGCCGTCATACCAAATGTTATTACACATGGGCTGATGGCACTCGATGTTTATAATGAACTTGACGTGTCGACAGTCCAAAAAGCGATAAAAAAACATCCAAGGGCGTATTTACTTGGGAGCAATGGTCCAGATATTTTGTTTTACTACAAAGTATTTCCATGGCAAGATCAGGAACTGAATAAAATTGTCGCTGATTATGGTGGGATTGTACACCGAACTCATGTTAATGATTTTTATAATCAAGCGGTGAGTTTTATAAAGGAAATGAAAGATGAACGAAGAAAAACAATTCTTATTGCGTTTATTGCCGGACATTTTCAACATTGGTCTTTAGATTCTCTTGCGCATCCATTTGTGTTTTATCGTGGTGGGGAAATAGCTGGAGCTACACGTTACTGGCATTTCCGGTACGAGTCAATGCTTGATTCATTAATGGTTACGTATGTAAAAGGGCGTGATATGGCATCGTTAAAACCGAAACGTTTTGTCGATGTCAATGAAGAAGAGCGACGGGTTATTGCATCATTCTATCAAGCAATGCTCGTTCAAGTTTTTGGAATATATTTAGAACCTTTAGTGATTGAAGAAGCAATTTGCTCCTTTAAAAAGATTTTGAGTTATTTATACGATCCGCACAATATTATGACTCCAGTGATTCAGAAACTGGAACGTAAAATGGCTTATCCGTGGGCGTTTTCAAGTCATATCGTTAATTCGAATATCGATGCGCGATACGACGTTCTTAATTTAAAGCGTGATACATGGTCAAACCCAACAAATATCGATGAAACATCGAACGAGACATTTATGGAACTCTATGAGTCGTCCATTGTGCTAGGAAGTGAATGCATCGGGGCTTTAAACGATGCATTAGAACACAATGAACCTGTAAATTTCGACGCACTTCTTGGTGATCGCCGATATGATACAGGGCGTCCACCAGGACGTGAGATGAAATACTATGATAGTATTTATCAAAAATAG
- a CDS encoding exonuclease SbcCD subunit D yields MKIVHIADLHIGRRLNDFSLIDDQRYVLNQIIESLDNIKPDVLIIAGDVYDKANPSAEAFEVWDDFLTQLSHRRIHVLIISGNHDSQERLGVGRALFEEHDIYLASHYTGSIPVVTLKDDFGPVHFHMIPYIKPSMVRNCHPEFTGTTFQEAFEFIFQDLKINQKDRNVAIAHQFVIGNGTTPILSDSEIGPSVGGLDAIDASLFKAFDYVALGHIHRPQAIGRDSIRYAGSPLKYSFSEWMHKKQLIVINLDKDVSISFMDMKPLRDVRILKGPLQELYEIGKKDITEDYIHAILTDDIIQEDALHKLRSVYLNLVSLDFDNARTSSETSLSRASEILEQKPYDLFNAFFTTLNGRDFNQEESEIVSAMIDEIQEENL; encoded by the coding sequence GTGAAAATAGTCCATATAGCAGATTTACATATTGGTCGAAGACTGAATGACTTCAGTCTTATTGATGATCAGCGGTACGTTCTAAACCAAATTATTGAAAGCTTAGATAACATCAAACCGGATGTTTTAATTATTGCAGGGGATGTCTATGACAAAGCAAATCCAAGTGCAGAAGCATTTGAAGTTTGGGATGATTTTTTGACGCAATTATCCCATCGTCGCATTCATGTTTTAATCATTTCAGGGAATCACGATTCTCAAGAGCGTCTGGGTGTTGGTCGTGCTCTTTTCGAAGAACACGATATTTATTTAGCGTCTCATTATACAGGTTCTATTCCGGTTGTGACACTTAAGGATGATTTCGGACCTGTTCATTTTCACATGATTCCTTATATAAAACCGTCCATGGTGCGAAACTGCCATCCTGAGTTTACAGGGACGACGTTCCAAGAAGCATTTGAGTTTATCTTTCAAGATTTAAAGATCAATCAAAAGGATCGTAATGTCGCGATTGCACACCAATTTGTAATTGGTAATGGAACAACACCAATTTTATCAGATTCAGAAATTGGACCTTCGGTAGGAGGTTTGGATGCGATTGATGCGTCTTTATTTAAAGCATTTGATTATGTAGCGCTCGGTCACATTCATCGACCTCAAGCGATTGGACGCGATTCGATTCGTTACGCAGGATCACCGTTAAAATATTCGTTCTCTGAATGGATGCATAAAAAACAATTAATCGTTATCAATCTTGATAAGGATGTTTCGATATCGTTTATGGATATGAAGCCATTGCGGGATGTACGGATTCTTAAAGGTCCATTACAAGAACTTTATGAAATAGGTAAAAAGGATATTACTGAAGATTATATTCATGCAATCTTGACCGATGATATTATTCAAGAGGATGCACTTCATAAATTAAGAAGTGTTTATCTAAATCTCGTAAGTTTGGATTTTGATAATGCACGTACTTCTTCAGAGACATCGTTATCACGAGCTTCTGAAATTTTAGAACAAAAGCCGTATGATCTTTTTAATGCTTTTTTCACGACACTTAATGGGCGCGATTTTAATCAAGAGGAATCTGAAATTGTGAGCGCGATGATCGACGAAATTCAGGAGGAAAATTTATGA
- the hpf gene encoding ribosome hibernation-promoting factor, HPF/YfiA family produces the protein MLVYIHGKNVEITDAMQEKVEEKLEFLHKYFEVDDSWRANVVVNVYPQGSKVEVTITSKIGPLRAEVLHEDFYAALDRVVDKLEDQIRRHKTKISRKNREGLSQAFLNMIAESEAKEESKLVKTKSIVAEKMNLNDAIVDMEMLGHSFFIYTDDETSDVAVVYKRLDGDYGLLEVDRDND, from the coding sequence ATGTTAGTTTATATTCATGGAAAAAATGTGGAAATCACAGATGCAATGCAGGAAAAAGTGGAAGAAAAATTAGAATTCTTACACAAGTATTTTGAGGTAGATGACTCATGGCGTGCAAATGTGGTTGTGAATGTTTATCCTCAAGGTTCTAAAGTAGAAGTTACAATTACTTCTAAAATTGGACCATTACGTGCGGAAGTTTTACACGAAGATTTCTACGCAGCACTTGACCGTGTTGTTGATAAATTAGAAGATCAAATTCGTCGTCATAAAACAAAAATTTCACGTAAAAACCGTGAGGGATTATCACAAGCATTTTTAAATATGATTGCAGAATCAGAGGCAAAAGAAGAATCTAAACTTGTTAAGACTAAATCCATTGTGGCTGAAAAAATGAATCTTAATGATGCGATTGTAGATATGGAAATGTTGGGTCACTCATTCTTTATTTATACAGATGATGAAACATCAGATGTAGCAGTTGTCTATAAACGTCTTGACGGCGATTATGGATTGCTTGAGGTTGATCGCGATAACGATTAA
- a CDS encoding putative metal homeostasis protein, with translation MKNDRSTAYRNLKSPNLKTRKRALKIIKHYRKKGK, from the coding sequence ATGAAAAATGATCGTTCAACTGCATATCGAAATCTTAAATCACCCAATCTTAAAACACGAAAACGAGCACTAAAGATTATTAAACACTATCGAAAGAAGGGAAAATAA